AAATTACTTTCTCGGAACAGCCACTCCTAAaagtaacataaaaatatactatatgGTACGAATGGTCCTAACACTGAACGTTAAACCGGGATCACCCTGAAATTGTCGTACGtgaaaaaaatatgcattaatAAGTACTTCCAACGTGACTGTTATGTTGATCGTCTGACGCAAGCAACCTCAAACAGGATTGCCGTACTCGTAGAAGCACCTTCCTTAACCCTCCATGCAATATAGATGAGCCTAGTTTTCAAAAACTCAACACTccctttttaaatttctttttcagTCAATTTTAAAtcgctttaaaataaataatttagtcCTGTCTCACTCCCTTGCGGatttatatttgttactttAAATAATATGAGTACATATAACTATACATCTGACTGCACAacacttttataatataattttaaaataagaattttcatTAAACTCAAATCTCCACTACATAACGGCTGCTGCCAGTCGAACTTATCGAATAGTAACTGTTTTctgaaatgaaattataaaattagtttCAAATATTCCCTAAAGAATTGCCCTACTCACCATCATCACTATCGAATGATAAGAATTTGTCATCGTCTCGCGTCATTGAACGTCGATTTCGCTCGGCACTTCTCAAATTTTGCACTTCTTGCGGCCTGCGCTCTGGTATCGGCGTTGTCTCGGTCGAACCAATTAAACTTGAGGGATACTCCAGCGGCGAACCATATTCCGAGCTTGCACAACtcaaattcaaatttgaatTGTTGTCGAAATTTAAAGTTATTCGTGGCAAATCACTATAGACCTTAGACGTATTGCCATTAACCACATTGCCGCGTTgtgttattgtaatattttcttcCATCTTGACGGTTGTCCGCTTTGTTTTGTTCACGTTTGTTAAAACTGCAGACAAACTCTCAGTGTCGGATTCTAAAGAATACATGCGTGGTGTATTCGTTGGTGTTGGTGTGACATCACGCTCGGAGTTCGCATTCATTGCGTCCGTTTCTTGTTCACCATCTTCATCCTCTTCCAAATCATCTTCATCGTCAGTGTATTCCTCGGATTCGTCACGCGTCAGACGTCTGCGTATAACGCGCGGTCGTTGTGTCGTATTTGATTGTGGTGTCTCGAAGCGAGAGATGAGCTTATTGACCTTACCCACGTCTGAAGGTTTAACTTGTTCGTTGTACGCCAAACGCAAGGATGAAGTCTTTACCAGCGGTTTGGCGATCCGTGTCATCGATGGCGTACGATCGGGTATACGTGGTGGTGGTTTAGTAGGTGGCATTGGTGGTTTCATAGTCGGTACTGGTGTAGATTCCTCCATCGATTTGGATAGTAAGAGAATTGGTTTCCTTAATGGCAACGGTGGCGGTGGTGGTGATATTGAAGGAGGTGGTGAAGGCGCAGCCGACGGTGGCCTATCATAGTCATCATCTTCATCTGTGTCGACATTTTCATCTCTATTATGTACAATTTTACGCTTCTGTTCGTCTAAATTGGTGTTGAGAACATCGGTTTTAGTGGAACCTTGAGACAACTTAATATTCGCTTTGTTATTATCACACTCCTTTATCTCCTCACATTCTTCGCCCATGACACTCACAGAAATTTTTGTTACTCGCGATGAGTTATCGTCGTCCGCAGCGAACGGCTCTTCACTACTATCCTTCTCAAATGAGGAATCTATGTGCTTCTGAGGTATTCGCAGTATCGGCTCATCCCGCAATTCATCTTCAAAATCATCGAAAGCTGCTTTTGCACCTCCTGTCCGAACGCTAGCTTCGAATATGTCAATGCTCTTCGCTTTGTAGAGTTTCTCATCACAATACGCATGTTGGTGTACTTTCCACGGTTCTTCGTTCTCATCGATGCTATTGAGTGTTACTCCGGAAGCAGCTTCCATTGAGTCTTCCTTGCTTGGCTGACTGATTTTTTTGTTGCGTGCATTGTCAGGTATCCAAGAATCAGAATCGGAATTGGAGTCCATAGACATTTTACGTGTGTGACCACGTGGCGCCGGCAATATGGCTTCAGCGGATAAACGTCGTTGACTCGGCGGAGTTATCTCTAGGAAGTTAgatataatttcattatttggTATCCATTCAGCGCGACCGCTGCCAGGACTTGGTGAACGACTTCGCCTTGGGGGCTTAACTTTCGGTGCATCGTCGTGTATTTCCTCTATTACAGGTGTGGAAGGTTTTGATGGTGCGGGACGTGTCACTGCTATTATAAGTGTCGATTCAAATTGATCTGAATTATCTTGATGTATGAGTACGCGTGGAAACGCGACATCGGTTTCGGAGTCTAATGAATCGTTGAGTAAATTTTTAGTAGTCCAAAGAGTACGTGTATGCTGCATATCTTCATTGTCGTATTCGTAGTCACTTTGTGTGAGCTTATCGTTTTTAACACGCTCTTCTCCAGCTGTTTGCTGTTGCTCGTCTTCGGAATCACTTGGCGTATCACGGGCTGCAGCACGTCTGGCAGAAGTATGTGGTCGTACATAGACGGTACGCTCGTCATCTGATTCTTCTTCAGCTTCCACTTCGTCGTGTTTGCTAGCCTCTTTCTTGGTTGCACTACATTCTTTCTCAAGATTCTCCTGCGACTTGTTAAAGAACTTAATCTGTTGCATCTTCTCATTCATCTTTTTAAGAGTACGTTGACGTGCCTGTTCAAAACGCTTTTCAAAGTTGACCGTCTTACGTGCATTAGCATCTTTTGTCGTGCCTGTGGGCGTATTGTGTGCCTCATCCTCTTCAGTGCCATCGAGATCATCTGTAGAATTTGCACGTTTCTGTTGGCGTATATTACGAAGCTTTTTCATTAGAGTGTCCGTGCGTTTCTCCCCTTTCTCAGCATTACGCTCCGGGGAGGTTTCATCACCAGTTTGCGCCTCACTTTCAGTTGGTCTGCGCTTAAAGCTCTTCTTCCAATCTTGCAATTTATTGGTTATGACAGTGCGTATGGGTGAACGCTGTTCTTCACTTTTCTTGGGTGTCGCCTCATCCAGATTTTCTGTGGACGCTTCATGTGAAGCGAACCTGCGTAAACGAGCTGCCAATTTTTCAGTGCGACTGATTCGTTTTGTCTCTTTCTTAGGCGTGCCATCGCCATCCGTGTCTTCTGCCGTATCTGCGTTCGGTTCGCTTTTAGGTTCGGATTCTTGCGCACGCCTTATCGATTTCGAAAAACGTTTGATATTCTGTTTTAAGACACTAAGCGGATTATTCTCATTCACTGTTGCGGCTGGCGCTTCCTGCTTCTCCTCGGACTGTTGTGGTGATAACGGTGCACGTCGTCGTTTTCGCTCACCTAATTTCTCTGGAGTTTCCTCGCTGCTTTGCCTCATATTGCGTAATTTCGAGAGCGTCTTTCTATTCATGGCTTGATTGGACATGCTCTCTGGTGAACTTTGTACAATCTTTGATTTCTGCTGAGCAGCTCGTGGTACAGGTACTTCTTCGTCCTCATCCAACTCGTTATTACTCTCATCAGTTATATACTGCTCCAGCGGTGGATTACGCACCCTAGCGAAACGTGTCGAAGCAATGCCTGGTTTGCGTGGTGGTGGCGTAGCCTCCATGCCACTCTCATCTTCGCTTTGTTCATGGATGTTTTTGGCACGGCTATTGTTCACCTGCGTATGCGACTCTTCAGAGCTTATGCTACGTTTGCTATTATCTGTGTCCTGTCGCGAAAGCTTGAAGTTGAAACGATAATTATCGGCAATCTTACGATCATGCCGTTCTTGTTCGGCATGCTCACGCTCACGTTCCTCATTGTAACGCTCCACATATTGATCCACCAATATGATGTCCTTACGCACCACTGTCTTCTTCGCAAAGATGTGACTCAGTCGAAATTCGCTGATGTCCTTATAACCTTTCTGCAGCTTTTCCGTCAGCGACAACTTGGCAACAGTCGGTTCAACACGCTCACTCTCACCGTCTATTGGACTTATGGGACGCGATAAACGGTCTGGTGCTTGAAATTGCCTTGGTGACGGGTAGTCATCGTCCACGCTACAGGCACTGCGGTAAGTGCCACGTTGCGAGTCGCcacgctgctgctgttgctgctgctgatgcaTCAGCGATGAAACGGTCGATATGTGACACGGTGAGTGATTTATAAAATCAGCAGGTGGTATGGGCGGCTGAGTCGACAGCTGTCGAATGGACTGTTGACGTTCTTGCTCCTTCGTCGAACCTTTGTTGCGACTGAGATCCTCACGCGAGCGTCCAAATATGCGACGTGAGCGCAATTTCGGTAATGACTTTGGCAATTTAATTTGTGGCATTGCTGGCATTGCAGGCAAAGAGGGAATTCGTGCTGAAATAC
The sequence above is drawn from the Bactrocera oleae isolate idBacOlea1 chromosome 5, idBacOlea1, whole genome shotgun sequence genome and encodes:
- the PIP82 gene encoding protein PIP82; translation: MDFKNLCQNIDVSSLRARIPSLPAMPAMPQIKLPKSLPKLRSRRIFGRSREDLSRNKGSTKEQERQQSIRQLSTQPPIPPADFINHSPCHISTVSSLMHQQQQQQQRGDSQRGTYRSACSVDDDYPSPRQFQAPDRLSRPISPIDGESERVEPTVAKLSLTEKLQKGYKDISEFRLSHIFAKKTVVRKDIILVDQYVERYNEEREREHAEQERHDRKIADNYRFNFKLSRQDTDNSKRSISSEESHTQVNNSRAKNIHEQSEDESGMEATPPPRKPGIASTRFARVRNPPLEQYITDESNNELDEDEEVPVPRAAQQKSKIVQSSPESMSNQAMNRKTLSKLRNMRQSSEETPEKLGERKRRRAPLSPQQSEEKQEAPAATVNENNPLSVLKQNIKRFSKSIRRAQESEPKSEPNADTAEDTDGDGTPKKETKRISRTEKLAARLRRFASHEASTENLDEATPKKSEEQRSPIRTVITNKLQDWKKSFKRRPTESEAQTGDETSPERNAEKGEKRTDTLMKKLRNIRQQKRANSTDDLDGTEEDEAHNTPTGTTKDANARKTVNFEKRFEQARQRTLKKMNEKMQQIKFFNKSQENLEKECSATKKEASKHDEVEAEEESDDERTVYVRPHTSARRAAARDTPSDSEDEQQQTAGEERVKNDKLTQSDYEYDNEDMQHTRTLWTTKNLLNDSLDSETDVAFPRVLIHQDNSDQFESTLIIAVTRPAPSKPSTPVIEEIHDDAPKVKPPRRSRSPSPGSGRAEWIPNNEIISNFLEITPPSQRRLSAEAILPAPRGHTRKMSMDSNSDSDSWIPDNARNKKISQPSKEDSMEAASGVTLNSIDENEEPWKVHQHAYCDEKLYKAKSIDIFEASVRTGGAKAAFDDFEDELRDEPILRIPQKHIDSSFEKDSSEEPFAADDDNSSRVTKISVSVMGEECEEIKECDNNKANIKLSQGSTKTDVLNTNLDEQKRKIVHNRDENVDTDEDDDYDRPPSAAPSPPPSISPPPPPLPLRKPILLLSKSMEESTPVPTMKPPMPPTKPPPRIPDRTPSMTRIAKPLVKTSSLRLAYNEQVKPSDVGKVNKLISRFETPQSNTTQRPRVIRRRLTRDESEEYTDDEDDLEEDEDGEQETDAMNANSERDVTPTPTNTPRMYSLESDTESLSAVLTNVNKTKRTTVKMEENITITQRGNVVNGNTSKVYSDLPRITLNFDNNSNLNLSCASSEYGSPLEYPSSLIGSTETTPIPERRPQEVQNLRSAERNRRSMTRDDDKFLSFDSDDENSYYSISSTGSSRYVVEI